A single window of Providencia alcalifaciens DNA harbors:
- a CDS encoding anthranilate synthase component 1: MNKQNTTLAHFNHLDSPINYQPDPTLLFNHLCQNKAATMLLESAEVNNKANLQSLLIIDSALRIRAFGQRVEIEALTENGQALLPLINAQLAEKAISRDLTTNHLTVIFAQPESQLDEDSRLKSASCLDVLRALPALAQAHFPRPEILFMGGLFAYDLVANFEALPEVTATNQCPDFCFFVAEHYLVIDHQNQAARLKSLLFTADTHIVAQVQQHHSEIIVACRPYLPALPLGEQGNFSVTINKNDEEYGHVVNTLKEAIYRGDIFQVVPSRKFSMPCAQPLIAYQKLKAQNPSPYMFYMQDNDFTLFGASPESALKYNKQTRVVEIYPIAGTRPRGRNAQGNIDLDLDSRIELAMRTDEKELAEHIMLVDLARNDLARICEAGSRYVANLTKVDRYSFVMHLVSHVVGTLRSDLDVFHAYQACMNMGTLTGAPKVKAMQLIAECEKERRGSYGGAVGYFNGKGDFDTCIVIRSAYVENGIATVQAGGGVVLDSSPQGEADETRNKARAVIRAIAQAHQVEELF; encoded by the coding sequence ATGAACAAACAAAACACCACATTAGCACATTTTAATCATCTGGATAGCCCAATTAACTATCAACCGGATCCTACGTTGTTATTTAATCACCTGTGCCAGAATAAAGCCGCTACCATGCTGTTAGAATCGGCTGAAGTCAACAACAAAGCCAATTTACAAAGCCTATTAATCATCGACAGCGCATTACGTATCCGTGCCTTTGGTCAACGGGTTGAAATTGAAGCGTTAACTGAAAATGGCCAAGCCCTATTACCTTTAATTAATGCGCAATTAGCAGAGAAAGCGATTTCTCGCGATTTAACCACAAACCATCTGACCGTCATCTTTGCACAACCAGAAAGCCAATTAGATGAAGATAGCCGTTTAAAAAGCGCATCTTGTTTAGATGTATTACGCGCATTGCCAGCACTTGCACAAGCCCACTTCCCGAGACCCGAAATCCTGTTTATGGGCGGTTTATTTGCCTATGACTTAGTGGCAAATTTTGAAGCATTACCGGAAGTGACTGCCACAAACCAATGCCCTGATTTCTGTTTTTTTGTCGCAGAACACTATTTAGTGATCGATCATCAGAACCAAGCCGCACGCTTAAAAAGCCTGTTATTTACCGCAGATACCCACATCGTTGCACAAGTACAGCAGCATCATAGCGAAATTATCGTCGCGTGCCGTCCTTACTTACCGGCATTACCTCTGGGTGAACAAGGCAACTTCAGCGTTACTATCAATAAAAACGATGAAGAATATGGCCATGTCGTCAATACCTTAAAAGAAGCCATCTACCGCGGTGATATTTTCCAAGTCGTCCCGTCACGCAAATTCAGTATGCCATGTGCTCAACCGCTGATTGCCTATCAAAAACTTAAGGCGCAAAACCCAAGCCCGTACATGTTCTATATGCAAGACAACGATTTCACCCTGTTTGGCGCTTCGCCTGAAAGCGCATTGAAATACAACAAACAAACTCGTGTGGTTGAAATCTACCCAATTGCAGGTACTCGTCCTCGTGGACGCAATGCGCAAGGAAATATCGACTTAGATTTAGATAGCCGCATTGAATTAGCCATGCGTACCGATGAAAAAGAGCTGGCAGAACACATTATGTTGGTGGACTTAGCCCGTAATGATTTAGCGCGAATTTGTGAAGCTGGTAGCCGCTATGTTGCCAATCTGACCAAAGTTGACCGTTACTCTTTTGTGATGCACTTAGTTTCCCACGTTGTTGGCACTTTACGCAGCGACTTAGATGTTTTCCATGCTTATCAAGCGTGTATGAATATGGGGACATTAACAGGCGCGCCAAAAGTCAAAGCGATGCAACTGATCGCGGAATGCGAAAAAGAACGCAGAGGCTCCTACGGCGGCGCAGTGGGTTACTTTAATGGTAAAGGGGATTTTGATACCTGCATCGTTATTCGTTCCGCGTATGTCGAAAACGGCATTGCCACCGTTCAAGCTGGCGGCGGCGTTGTCCTCGACTCTTCTCCACAAGGTGAAGCCGACGAAACTCGTAATAAAGCCCGCGCAGTGATCCGCGCCATTGCCCAAGCCCACCAAGTTGAGGAGTTATTTTAA
- the rnm gene encoding RNase RNM encodes MSQDSTPIMTRYDLHSHTNASDGELPPAELVERAIAMGVNILSITDHDTCDGLIAAKAYLTDNPRPLTLVNGVEISTLWENIEIHIVGLNFSPSHPAMETLLTQQSQRRLERGIEIGRRLQKAGIEDAWENAQAMSGGGQVTRAHFAQYIVKIGKEKTINNVFKRYLAKGKTGYVPAQWCSIQEAVDAIHQSGGVAVLAHPSKYQLSNKWLRRLIDHFKACEGDAMEISHCQQPANEKRFLGELAQEADLKTSVGSDFHRPCSWIELGRNLWLPDDDRAVWTLWDKVN; translated from the coding sequence ATGTCGCAAGATTCGACGCCAATAATGACTCGCTATGACTTACATAGCCATACGAATGCATCAGATGGAGAATTGCCTCCCGCTGAGTTAGTCGAACGTGCGATAGCAATGGGTGTGAATATTTTATCAATTACGGATCATGATACTTGTGATGGCTTAATTGCCGCCAAAGCGTATCTTACTGATAATCCACGGCCATTAACATTAGTGAACGGGGTTGAAATTTCTACCCTGTGGGAAAACATTGAAATTCATATTGTTGGGCTGAATTTTTCACCTAGCCATCCTGCGATGGAAACGTTACTCACTCAGCAGTCACAACGCCGTTTAGAACGCGGAATTGAGATAGGTCGTCGCTTGCAAAAGGCGGGGATTGAGGATGCGTGGGAAAATGCTCAAGCGATGTCGGGCGGTGGACAGGTTACTCGCGCCCATTTTGCGCAGTATATTGTCAAAATTGGCAAAGAGAAAACCATCAATAATGTGTTTAAGCGCTATCTGGCGAAAGGAAAAACCGGCTATGTGCCAGCGCAGTGGTGCAGCATCCAAGAAGCTGTGGATGCCATTCATCAATCTGGCGGTGTAGCGGTTCTAGCACATCCATCAAAATATCAATTATCGAATAAATGGCTAAGACGCCTGATCGATCACTTTAAAGCCTGCGAAGGGGATGCGATGGAAATTTCTCATTGCCAGCAACCGGCAAATGAGAAGCGATTTTTAGGGGAGTTGGCGCAAGAGGCCGATTTGAAAACTTCTGTTGGGTCAGACTTCCATCGCCCTTGTTCGTGGATTGAGTTAGGGCGTAATTTATGGCTCCCTGATGATGATCGAGCCGTTTGGACCCTGTGGGATAAAGTGAATTGA
- the rluB gene encoding 23S rRNA pseudouridine(2605) synthase RluB — protein MSSKPQQTEKLQKILARSGHGSRREIEGLLKEGRISVDGKMATLGDRVEVTSSTKIRLDGRILAIKEPEKEICRVMAYYKPEGELCTRHDPEGRPTVFTRLPKLTGARWIAVGRLDVNTSGLLLFTTDGELANRLMHPSREVEREYAVRVFGEITDAKIRQLTMGVQLEDGPASFKTVSFRGGEGMNQWYNVTLTEGRNREVRRLWEAVGVQVSRLIRVRYGDIDLPKGLPRGGWTELGLEQTNYLRELVGLSVETESKVAVERDQRRLKANQIRRAVKRHTQVASRPAAKRQTSRPTSKRRTRI, from the coding sequence ATGAGTTCTAAACCGCAACAAACTGAAAAGTTACAAAAAATTCTTGCCCGTTCAGGGCATGGCTCCCGCCGAGAAATCGAAGGCTTATTGAAAGAAGGCCGCATTAGTGTTGATGGTAAAATGGCCACATTGGGTGATCGTGTTGAAGTTACATCATCAACTAAAATTCGTCTTGATGGTCGTATTTTAGCGATAAAAGAGCCAGAAAAAGAAATTTGCCGCGTGATGGCATATTACAAACCTGAAGGGGAATTGTGTACACGCCATGACCCGGAAGGTCGTCCAACCGTGTTTACACGTTTACCAAAATTAACCGGAGCACGTTGGATTGCTGTGGGGCGTTTGGATGTGAATACCAGCGGATTACTATTATTCACGACGGATGGTGAATTAGCCAACCGTTTAATGCATCCAAGCCGTGAAGTTGAGCGTGAATATGCAGTACGCGTATTCGGTGAAATCACGGATGCAAAAATTCGCCAGTTAACCATGGGCGTCCAATTAGAAGATGGTCCAGCCTCATTTAAAACGGTTTCATTCCGTGGTGGTGAGGGAATGAACCAATGGTATAACGTGACATTAACTGAGGGACGTAACCGCGAAGTTCGTCGCCTATGGGAAGCTGTTGGTGTGCAAGTGAGCCGCCTTATCCGTGTTCGCTACGGAGATATTGATTTACCAAAAGGTTTACCACGAGGTGGTTGGACTGAACTAGGTTTAGAGCAAACTAACTATTTAAGAGAGTTAGTTGGTTTGTCTGTTGAAACTGAAAGTAAAGTTGCAGTTGAGCGTGATCAACGTCGACTCAAAGCTAACCAAATTCGCCGCGCGGTGAAACGTCACACTCAAGTAGCCTCTCGCCCAGCTGCGAAGCGCCAAACTTCACGCCCAACCTCTAAACGTCGTACTCGAATCTAA
- a CDS encoding YciK family oxidoreductase yields the protein MLHYQPRQDLLKGKTILITGATDGIGQEAALTYARFGASVILLGRNLQKLDTVKQQIIDSTSASVETYVIDLLTATEETCQAIADDIAKQHPYLDGVLHSAGLLGNIAPISEQPTQLWHDVMQVNVNAGFMLTQALLPLLEKAPRASLIFTSSSVGKQGRANWGVYAVSKFATEGLMQVLADEYQGTGLRINCINPGRTRTAMRAGAAPGEDPMTLKTPADIMPTYLYLMGDDSAEQTGTSVDAQPNLKPIKA from the coding sequence ATGCTTCATTATCAGCCTAGACAAGATCTTTTAAAGGGTAAAACTATCTTAATTACCGGTGCTACCGACGGGATTGGTCAAGAAGCAGCATTAACGTATGCACGCTTTGGCGCATCCGTCATTTTATTAGGTCGTAACCTGCAAAAATTAGATACAGTTAAACAGCAAATTATTGATTCTACCAGTGCATCCGTAGAAACCTATGTAATTGATTTGCTGACTGCGACAGAGGAAACTTGCCAAGCTATCGCCGACGATATTGCAAAACAACATCCTTATTTAGATGGTGTATTACATAGCGCTGGCTTGCTAGGAAATATCGCACCAATCAGTGAGCAACCCACTCAACTCTGGCATGACGTCATGCAAGTTAACGTGAATGCGGGCTTTATGCTCACACAAGCATTACTCCCTTTATTAGAAAAAGCGCCTCGGGCATCGCTGATTTTCACCAGTTCAAGCGTAGGTAAACAAGGACGCGCTAATTGGGGCGTTTATGCCGTTTCAAAATTTGCGACTGAAGGTTTAATGCAAGTCTTAGCCGATGAATATCAAGGCACTGGATTACGCATTAACTGCATTAACCCGGGACGCACTCGTACCGCTATGCGTGCAGGCGCAGCACCTGGTGAAGATCCAATGACACTAAAAACACCTGCCGATATCATGCCGACTTATCTATACTTAATGGGTGATGATAGCGCCGAGCAAACAGGAACCAGCGTAGACGCTCAGCCCAATTTAAAACCGATTAAAGCTTAA
- the trpD gene encoding anthranilate phosphoribosyltransferase, whose translation MQNIYDKLFKAQALTQQESQYLFNAIIQGELTEPQLAAVLISMKMRGEQPQEIAGAALACLENAQPFPRPDYQFSDIVGTGGDGANSINISTASAFVAAECGIKVAKHGNRSVSSRSGSSDLLAAFGIALDLSAQSARDALDELGLCFLFAPQYHSGFRHAAPVRSQLKTRTLFNVLGPLINPARPPLALVGVYQDSLVEPVAKTMQMLGFTRAAVVHSGGMDEVSLHAPTHVAELKNGEVQQYTLTAEDFGLAPYQLKDLEGGTPDENRFLLTQLLQGHGQAAHEAAVAANVAMLLRINGYEDLKENSEHALSIIRSGKAFGRVLALAAREH comes from the coding sequence ATGCAAAACATTTACGATAAATTATTTAAGGCGCAAGCGTTAACTCAGCAAGAGAGCCAATATTTATTTAACGCCATTATTCAAGGTGAACTCACAGAGCCCCAACTAGCCGCCGTCTTAATCAGCATGAAAATGCGTGGCGAACAACCACAAGAAATTGCAGGTGCTGCACTAGCATGCTTAGAAAATGCCCAACCTTTCCCACGCCCTGACTATCAATTCAGTGATATTGTCGGCACAGGAGGAGACGGTGCGAACAGTATTAATATTTCGACCGCCAGCGCGTTTGTCGCGGCAGAATGCGGGATCAAAGTCGCGAAACACGGCAATCGCAGCGTTTCCAGTCGCTCAGGTTCATCGGATCTGCTCGCCGCCTTTGGCATTGCCTTAGATTTAAGCGCTCAAAGTGCCCGTGATGCATTAGACGAATTAGGCTTATGTTTCTTATTTGCCCCGCAATATCACAGTGGATTCCGCCATGCCGCGCCTGTACGTAGCCAATTAAAAACCCGTACTTTATTTAATGTACTGGGCCCATTAATTAACCCAGCGCGCCCACCGTTAGCCTTAGTGGGCGTGTATCAAGATTCATTGGTTGAACCGGTCGCAAAAACCATGCAAATGCTTGGGTTTACCCGCGCGGCTGTGGTACATAGTGGAGGGATGGATGAAGTTTCACTTCATGCACCAACCCATGTTGCCGAATTAAAAAATGGGGAAGTTCAACAATATACTCTAACGGCTGAAGATTTTGGCTTAGCACCTTATCAACTGAAAGATTTGGAAGGCGGTACCCCAGATGAAAACCGTTTTCTACTGACACAATTATTACAAGGTCATGGTCAAGCGGCTCATGAGGCGGCTGTCGCCGCAAATGTCGCCATGTTATTACGCATTAATGGTTACGAAGATTTAAAAGAAAACAGCGAGCACGCACTCAGTATTATTCGTAGCGGCAAAGCATTTGGCCGCGTTCTGGCACTAGCTGCAAGGGAGCACTAA
- the sohB gene encoding protease SohB, whose translation MEYFSLYGLFLAKVVTIVVAIAVIAVFVFGVGMRRQGSKGALKITDLGESYRERQRQMQQIKMNDSEQKAWSKAFKKQEKAKSKNEKAGAKMGQTAVKKPCLYVLDFKGSMDAREVSSLREEISAILAVADQQDEVLLRLESPGGLVHGYGLAASQLMRLKEKNIPLTIAVDKVAASGGYMMACIANKIVAAPFSIIGSIGVVAQVPNIHRLLKKHDVDVELHTAGEYKRTLTMLGENTEQGRKKFVEDLNSTHELFKDFVHQNRPSLDIGAVATGEYWYGTQALEKGLVDQIGVSDDLIINAIETKEIISIRFVMSKKMVERFTSSAAESADKLLLRWWQRGQKPLL comes from the coding sequence GTGGAGTATTTCTCTTTGTACGGACTGTTTTTAGCAAAAGTGGTCACCATTGTGGTAGCCATTGCTGTGATTGCAGTATTTGTATTTGGCGTAGGTATGAGACGTCAAGGAAGTAAAGGCGCGTTAAAAATTACTGATTTAGGTGAAAGTTACCGTGAACGCCAACGTCAAATGCAGCAGATCAAAATGAATGACTCTGAGCAAAAAGCGTGGTCAAAGGCGTTTAAAAAGCAGGAAAAAGCGAAGTCTAAAAATGAAAAAGCAGGGGCGAAAATGGGGCAAACTGCCGTCAAAAAGCCTTGCTTATATGTCTTAGACTTTAAAGGCAGCATGGATGCCCGTGAAGTCAGCTCTTTACGCGAAGAAATCAGTGCAATTCTTGCAGTTGCAGATCAGCAAGATGAAGTTTTATTACGTTTAGAAAGCCCAGGTGGTTTAGTCCATGGCTATGGCTTAGCGGCTTCTCAGTTAATGCGATTGAAAGAGAAAAATATTCCGTTAACAATTGCAGTTGATAAAGTCGCAGCAAGTGGCGGCTATATGATGGCGTGTATCGCGAATAAAATTGTTGCGGCACCGTTTTCTATTATAGGTTCTATTGGCGTTGTCGCTCAGGTTCCGAATATTCACCGCTTATTGAAAAAGCACGATGTGGATGTGGAACTGCACACGGCCGGGGAATATAAACGTACTCTGACAATGCTCGGCGAAAATACAGAGCAGGGGCGTAAGAAATTTGTTGAAGATCTGAATTCAACTCACGAACTGTTTAAAGATTTTGTCCATCAAAATCGCCCATCCCTTGATATTGGAGCGGTGGCAACTGGTGAGTATTGGTATGGAACGCAAGCTCTAGAGAAAGGTCTAGTTGACCAAATTGGTGTTAGTGATGATTTGATCATTAACGCAATCGAAACTAAAGAGATTATCAGCATCCGTTTTGTGATGAGCAAGAAAATGGTAGAGCGCTTTACCAGTAGTGCGGCAGAGAGTGCGGATAAGCTATTATTACGCTGGTGGCAGCGTGGACAAAAGCCTCTTTTATAA
- a CDS encoding L-threonylcarbamoyladenylate synthase produces the protein MSQFFYIHPDNPQARLISQSVEILNKGGVVVYPTDSGYAIGCRLEDKNALERICRIRKLDANHNFTLMCRDLSELSNYAHVDNTVFRLIKNNTPGNYTFILKATKEVPRRLMNEKRKTIGLRVPSNPIARDLLEAVGEPLMSTSLILPGDDFTQSDPEEIRDLLDKQVDLVIHGGYIGQKPTTVIDFTDDTPVVARVGTGDPTPFE, from the coding sequence ATGAGCCAGTTTTTTTATATCCATCCGGACAACCCTCAGGCAAGGCTAATTAGCCAAAGCGTTGAAATCCTGAATAAAGGCGGGGTTGTCGTCTACCCGACCGATTCAGGTTATGCCATTGGTTGTCGCTTAGAAGATAAAAATGCCCTAGAACGTATTTGCCGTATCCGTAAATTGGATGCGAACCATAATTTTACCTTGATGTGCCGTGATCTATCCGAACTGTCTAATTATGCCCATGTGGATAACACTGTTTTTCGTTTAATCAAAAATAATACACCGGGTAACTACACATTTATTTTAAAAGCCACCAAAGAAGTGCCCCGTCGTTTGATGAACGAAAAGCGTAAAACCATTGGGTTACGCGTGCCATCAAACCCAATTGCTCGCGATTTACTGGAAGCTGTGGGTGAGCCACTCATGTCCACCAGTTTAATTTTACCGGGAGATGATTTTACCCAATCAGACCCAGAAGAGATCCGCGATTTACTGGATAAACAAGTGGACTTAGTGATCCACGGTGGTTACATCGGGCAAAAACCAACCACGGTAATTGATTTTACTGATGACACACCCGTAGTCGCCCGTGTCGGAACTGGCGACCCAACCCCATTTGAATAA
- the trpCF gene encoding bifunctional indole-3-glycerol-phosphate synthase TrpC/phosphoribosylanthranilate isomerase TrpF — protein sequence MKGTVLQKIVDDKFAYLVERKQRQPLASFQSKVQPAQRNFYSALQAKRPVFILECKKASPSKGLIREDFDPAVIAGLYAPYASAISVLTDEKYFQGKMDYLTIVSNTVKQPVLCKDFIVDPYQIYLARYYQADAILLMLSVLNDEQYLTLADVAHQLNMGVLTEVSNDEELERAITLKAKVVGINNRDLRDMSIDLNRTRQLAPRLPAGTVVISESGILQHQHIQSLADVANGFLIGSALMEQADLPQALRNLLIGEHKVCGLTREHDAKAAFTAGANFGGLIFAEKSPRKVTLSQARQIIHAAPLKFVGVFRNQSVDFVAHIAQQLALHAVQLHGDEDNTYMAQLREMLPAHCHIWKALNMADSQIADYDPALIDLLLLDNGAGGTGKTFDWSSIPTNSGHKLMVAGGLSPENCQQAAQLVCNGLDFNSGIEVEPGIKSEQKLNQVFDALKSARMAI from the coding sequence ATGAAAGGCACTGTATTACAAAAGATTGTGGATGATAAATTTGCCTATTTAGTGGAGCGCAAACAGCGTCAACCACTGGCAAGTTTTCAATCAAAAGTGCAACCTGCGCAACGAAATTTCTACTCAGCTCTACAAGCTAAGCGCCCAGTGTTTATTTTAGAGTGCAAAAAAGCCTCTCCATCGAAGGGGCTTATCCGTGAAGATTTCGATCCTGCGGTGATTGCAGGCTTGTATGCCCCTTATGCTTCTGCGATTTCAGTTTTGACTGATGAAAAATATTTCCAAGGCAAAATGGATTATCTGACCATCGTCAGCAACACCGTGAAACAGCCTGTTCTGTGCAAAGATTTTATCGTTGACCCTTATCAGATTTACCTTGCTCGCTATTACCAAGCGGATGCCATTTTACTCATGCTGTCCGTATTAAATGATGAACAATATCTTACCCTTGCCGATGTTGCACACCAACTGAACATGGGCGTACTCACTGAGGTGAGCAACGACGAAGAGCTGGAACGTGCCATAACATTGAAAGCCAAAGTGGTTGGGATCAACAACCGCGACCTGCGTGATATGTCCATCGATTTAAATCGTACGCGTCAGCTTGCTCCGCGTTTACCGGCAGGAACCGTGGTCATCAGCGAGTCAGGCATTCTTCAACATCAACATATTCAAAGCCTTGCGGATGTAGCTAACGGCTTCTTAATTGGTAGCGCCCTGATGGAGCAAGCGGACTTACCTCAAGCACTGCGTAACCTGCTGATTGGTGAGCATAAAGTGTGTGGATTAACCCGTGAGCACGATGCTAAAGCCGCATTTACCGCAGGAGCCAATTTTGGTGGACTGATTTTTGCTGAAAAATCTCCTCGTAAAGTGACACTGTCACAGGCAAGGCAAATTATTCATGCTGCGCCGCTTAAATTTGTGGGAGTTTTCCGTAATCAATCCGTAGATTTTGTAGCGCATATTGCCCAACAATTGGCGTTGCATGCGGTTCAGCTACACGGTGATGAAGATAATACTTACATGGCACAATTACGTGAAATGTTGCCAGCACACTGCCATATTTGGAAAGCGCTGAATATGGCTGATAGCCAAATCGCCGATTATGACCCTGCGTTAATTGATTTGCTGCTATTAGATAACGGTGCTGGCGGTACAGGAAAAACCTTTGATTGGTCATCAATACCAACAAATAGTGGCCACAAACTGATGGTGGCTGGCGGACTTAGCCCTGAAAACTGCCAACAAGCCGCCCAACTCGTCTGCAATGGGCTTGATTTTAACTCTGGCATTGAAGTCGAACCGGGTATTAAATCCGAACAAAAATTAAACCAAGTCTTTGATGCATTGAAATCAGCCCGTATGGCGATTTAG
- the cobO gene encoding cob(I)yrinic acid a,c-diamide adenosyltransferase, producing the protein MSQDRHEERQQRLKQKVDERIEAAQLERGILIVFTGNGKGKTTAAFGTACRAVGHGKKVAVVQFIKGGWNNGERNLLEPHGVPFYVMSTGFTWETQNKQTDTQACLETWQHAVELLQDPQYDLVILDELTYMVSYHYLPLAEVMNALSCRPENQSVIITGRGCHRDLLEFADTVTEMRPVKHAFDAGIKAQEGIDW; encoded by the coding sequence ATGAGCCAAGACCGACACGAAGAACGTCAACAACGTTTAAAGCAAAAAGTGGATGAGCGAATTGAAGCAGCCCAGCTGGAGCGCGGGATCCTGATTGTCTTCACTGGCAATGGAAAAGGAAAAACGACGGCAGCATTTGGCACCGCTTGTCGCGCTGTCGGTCATGGCAAAAAAGTAGCGGTTGTCCAGTTTATTAAAGGCGGTTGGAATAATGGCGAGCGCAATCTTTTAGAGCCTCACGGCGTCCCCTTTTATGTAATGTCCACTGGATTTACTTGGGAAACGCAAAACAAGCAGACTGACACACAAGCTTGCCTTGAAACTTGGCAACATGCAGTGGAATTATTGCAAGACCCTCAATACGACTTGGTGATCCTCGACGAGCTGACCTACATGGTCAGTTACCATTATCTTCCTCTTGCTGAAGTAATGAATGCATTAAGTTGCCGCCCTGAAAATCAATCAGTCATTATTACGGGTCGAGGATGCCACCGTGATCTGTTGGAGTTTGCCGATACGGTGACAGAAATGCGCCCTGTTAAACATGCCTTTGATGCGGGGATCAAAGCGCAAGAAGGGATTGATTGGTAG
- a CDS encoding DUF2498 family protein, whose amino-acid sequence MNNEIQTISKQELLEKANEIIKKHDEYLDGMFVDNVEQHRDVLVFKGEFFLDENGIPSLKSPAAFNMYKHLAHLFSDKYRLQESE is encoded by the coding sequence ATGAATAATGAGATTCAAACTATTTCAAAGCAAGAACTGCTTGAAAAAGCCAACGAAATCATCAAAAAACACGATGAGTACCTTGATGGCATGTTCGTGGATAATGTCGAGCAACATCGTGATGTTTTAGTTTTCAAAGGCGAGTTTTTCCTTGATGAAAACGGGATCCCTTCCCTAAAAAGTCCAGCTGCTTTTAATATGTATAAGCATTTGGCACACCTATTTTCTGATAAGTACCGACTACAAGAATCAGAATAG
- a CDS encoding glutamine amidotransferase-related protein gives MANILLLDNVDSFTYNLVDQLRASGHHVVIYRNTVTAAHVLSVLNQLDDAILVLSPGPGKPSDAGCMPEVLKSVIGTIPVIGICLGHQAIVEAYGGTVSPAGEILHGKASMATHDEQAMFAGLENPISVARYHSLVGSQIPESLTICAQSNGMVMAVRNDEQRVCGFQFHPESILTTQGKLLLENTVAWALSSPNKTTSHSH, from the coding sequence ATGGCTAATATCTTACTACTCGATAACGTCGACTCCTTCACTTACAACCTGGTCGACCAATTACGCGCCAGCGGTCATCATGTGGTGATCTACCGCAACACCGTTACTGCGGCACATGTTTTATCCGTATTGAATCAGCTCGATGATGCAATTTTAGTCCTTTCACCGGGTCCAGGAAAACCCAGTGATGCGGGCTGTATGCCGGAAGTACTTAAATCGGTAATAGGCACCATTCCAGTGATTGGTATCTGCTTAGGGCATCAAGCCATTGTTGAAGCTTATGGCGGAACAGTTTCCCCTGCGGGTGAAATTTTACACGGTAAAGCATCAATGGCGACCCACGATGAGCAAGCCATGTTTGCAGGCTTAGAAAACCCTATATCAGTGGCTCGCTATCACTCTTTAGTGGGTAGCCAAATCCCTGAATCATTAACCATTTGCGCACAATCCAATGGCATGGTCATGGCGGTACGCAATGATGAACAGCGAGTGTGTGGATTCCAGTTTCACCCCGAATCCATCTTAACCACCCAAGGAAAATTGTTGTTAGAAAATACGGTGGCATGGGCGCTTTCTTCCCCCAACAAAACAACATCACATTCGCACTAA